A single window of Halobacterium jilantaiense DNA harbors:
- a CDS encoding long-chain-fatty-acid--CoA ligase, whose product MHPTISDTLEQTVKRHPDRDAIVYPRKDQQWTYAEFDERVNRLANALADVGVEKGDRVATLLYNGSEMAVTVYACAKLGAVFTPLNYRLSSDEVQFIVEDAGARALLFEAETRDAVEGAKPDLSTVEDYVFVDEDTPDYASDFYELVDRGEPSAPDTDVAEDDAYAFIYTSGTTGRPKGVVHEHRSMVEHNLLCIAELDITRHDVGLTVLPMYHCAELHAMLFSRIARGATNVIHHDFDAPNALRAIEDHEISLLFAAPTVWNALAQGAKELDVDTSSLRVGLYGAAPMPEQVFEDCMEQLCEDYVQAYGMTEMGPCAVFQAPEDQLTKQGCAGLPALHHDVRVVEPDADPTEQVATGDIGEILFAGSTTMREYWNRPDATAESLREADGTTWYYTGDLGYLDEDGYLWVVDRKDDMIITGGENVYPTEVEDALFSHEGVAEAAVVGEPDDEWGERVAAYVVGDATADELDDYLTAGDALADFKRPREYYFVDELPKNPSGKIQKFKLRDD is encoded by the coding sequence GTGCATCCCACAATAAGTGATACCTTGGAGCAGACTGTCAAACGACACCCCGACCGCGACGCCATCGTCTACCCACGGAAGGACCAGCAGTGGACGTACGCGGAGTTCGACGAGCGAGTCAATCGGCTCGCGAACGCGCTCGCCGACGTGGGTGTCGAGAAGGGCGACCGCGTCGCGACACTGCTGTACAACGGCTCGGAGATGGCGGTGACGGTGTACGCGTGCGCGAAGCTCGGTGCCGTGTTCACACCCCTCAACTACCGGCTGTCCAGCGACGAAGTGCAGTTCATCGTCGAGGACGCCGGCGCACGCGCGCTCCTGTTCGAGGCCGAGACACGCGACGCAGTCGAAGGCGCGAAGCCCGACCTGTCCACCGTCGAGGACTACGTGTTCGTCGACGAGGACACTCCCGACTACGCCAGTGATTTCTACGAGCTAGTCGACCGGGGGGAGCCGAGCGCGCCCGACACCGACGTCGCGGAGGACGACGCCTACGCGTTCATCTACACGTCGGGGACGACGGGACGGCCGAAAGGAGTCGTCCACGAACACCGGAGTATGGTGGAGCACAATCTGCTCTGCATCGCCGAGTTGGACATCACTCGTCACGACGTCGGCCTCACGGTCCTCCCGATGTACCACTGCGCGGAGCTCCACGCGATGCTGTTCAGCCGTATCGCTCGCGGGGCGACGAACGTCATCCACCACGACTTCGACGCGCCGAACGCGCTGCGAGCCATCGAGGACCACGAGATCAGCCTGCTGTTCGCCGCACCGACGGTGTGGAACGCTCTGGCGCAGGGCGCGAAAGAACTGGACGTCGACACGTCGTCGCTCCGCGTCGGTCTCTACGGTGCTGCACCGATGCCCGAGCAGGTCTTCGAGGACTGCATGGAGCAGCTCTGCGAGGACTACGTCCAGGCGTACGGGATGACAGAGATGGGGCCCTGTGCCGTGTTTCAGGCACCGGAAGACCAGCTCACCAAGCAGGGCTGTGCGGGGCTGCCGGCCCTCCACCACGATGTCCGAGTCGTCGAACCGGACGCAGACCCGACCGAGCAGGTCGCCACGGGAGACATCGGCGAGATTCTCTTCGCCGGGTCGACCACGATGCGGGAGTACTGGAACCGCCCCGACGCGACCGCCGAGTCGCTCCGCGAGGCCGACGGCACGACGTGGTACTACACCGGCGACCTCGGCTACCTCGACGAGGACGGCTACCTGTGGGTGGTCGACCGGAAGGACGACATGATAATCACGGGCGGCGAGAACGTCTACCCGACGGAAGTCGAGGACGCCCTGTTCTCTCACGAGGGTGTGGCGGAAGCGGCGGTCGTCGGCGAACCGGACGACGAGTGGGGCGAGCGCGTCGCCGCCTACGTCGTCGGCGACGCCACCGCAGACGAACTCGACGACTACCTCACGGCGGGCGACGCGCTCGCCGACTTCAAACGCCCCCGTGAGTACTACTTCGTCGACGAACTCCCGAAGAACCCGAGCGGGAAGATTCAGAAGTTCAAGCTCCGAGACGACTGA
- a CDS encoding enoyl-CoA hydratase/isomerase family protein, with translation MPDTTYDTIRVERDGNAATVTLARPDHLNSLTPAMNAELREAVTALTDDDGVRCVVVRGAGDAFCAGADLSRFDGGSDDEPVIRQLASTLHETILRLHRAETPIVVGVDGSAAGAGFGLALAGDIVVASDAARFEFAYPRLGLTGDGGSTFFLPRLVGLRHAKEIVLLDEPIGPERAVDLGIATEAADGGDFDELLDAVASRLADGPTEAFGRVKRLVTEGFDRRLEDQLAAETDAIAQATRTEDYASGHAAFYGDDDPEFVGR, from the coding sequence ATGCCCGATACGACCTACGACACCATTCGAGTCGAACGCGACGGGAACGCGGCCACCGTGACGCTCGCCCGACCAGACCACCTGAACTCGCTGACACCGGCGATGAATGCGGAGCTCCGCGAAGCAGTGACAGCGCTCACCGACGACGACGGCGTCCGCTGCGTCGTCGTCCGGGGTGCCGGTGACGCCTTCTGCGCCGGTGCCGACCTCAGCCGGTTCGACGGCGGTTCGGACGACGAACCGGTCATCCGGCAGCTCGCGTCGACGCTCCACGAGACGATTCTCCGCCTCCACCGAGCCGAGACACCGATTGTCGTCGGTGTCGACGGGAGCGCCGCAGGCGCAGGGTTCGGCCTCGCGCTCGCGGGCGACATCGTGGTCGCGAGTGACGCAGCCCGGTTCGAGTTCGCCTACCCCCGACTGGGGCTCACTGGCGACGGCGGGTCGACGTTCTTCCTGCCGCGGCTGGTCGGCCTCCGGCACGCGAAGGAGATTGTCCTGCTCGACGAGCCGATCGGGCCCGAGCGAGCCGTGGACCTCGGCATCGCCACCGAGGCCGCCGACGGAGGCGACTTCGACGAGCTCCTCGACGCGGTCGCGTCCCGACTCGCCGACGGCCCGACGGAGGCGTTCGGTCGCGTGAAACGCCTCGTGACCGAGGGCTTCGACCGCCGACTAGAAGACCAGTTGGCCGCCGAGACCGACGCGATTGCGCAGGCCACCCGGACGGAGGACTACGCCAGCGGCCACGCCGCGTTCTACGGCGACGACGACCCGGAGTTCGTCGGTCGGTAG
- a CDS encoding thiolase family protein, translating to MQDAYVVDAVRTPLGKRNGSFRDTHPQDLAAEPLRALEARNGFDGGETVEDVILGCVTPVGEQGSNVGRIAPMVAGWGDSVPGVQLNRMCGSGQQAANFAAGQIRGGMHDVLVAGGVEHMTRVPMASDTASDEYSYADPENVTETYFEHFDELTTQGEGAERIAEQWGFDRRDVDELAVDSQQRWSEAAEAGKYDDRVVPVETEVDGEPVTVERDEHPRPETDVETLGDLPLVFREEDAGVVHAGNASGIVDGASALLVASGDACDAHDWEPMVRIVDTHVVGVDPKTMLTGPIPATRELLDDNDLTVEDVDRFEVNEAFASVVLAWLEETGADWERTNVWGGAIAHGHPLGATGSVLMGKLAAQLEDCGGRYGICTMCIGFGQGIATLVERV from the coding sequence ATGCAGGACGCCTACGTGGTCGACGCGGTGCGGACGCCGCTCGGGAAACGCAATGGGTCGTTCCGCGACACTCACCCGCAGGACCTCGCTGCGGAACCGCTACGTGCCCTCGAAGCGCGCAACGGCTTCGACGGCGGCGAGACCGTCGAGGACGTGATTCTCGGGTGCGTGACGCCGGTCGGCGAACAGGGCAGCAACGTCGGCCGCATCGCGCCGATGGTCGCCGGCTGGGGCGACAGCGTCCCGGGCGTCCAACTCAACCGGATGTGCGGCTCCGGGCAGCAGGCGGCGAACTTCGCGGCCGGCCAGATTCGCGGCGGGATGCACGACGTGCTGGTCGCCGGCGGCGTCGAGCACATGACGCGGGTCCCGATGGCGAGCGACACGGCGTCGGACGAGTACAGCTACGCCGACCCCGAGAACGTGACCGAGACGTACTTCGAGCACTTCGACGAGCTGACCACGCAGGGAGAGGGTGCCGAGCGCATCGCCGAGCAGTGGGGGTTCGACCGGCGGGACGTGGACGAACTCGCGGTCGACTCCCAGCAACGGTGGAGTGAAGCGGCCGAAGCCGGGAAGTACGACGACCGGGTCGTCCCCGTCGAGACCGAAGTCGACGGCGAGCCGGTCACCGTCGAGCGCGACGAACACCCGCGTCCGGAGACCGACGTGGAGACACTGGGCGACCTCCCGCTGGTCTTCCGCGAGGAGGATGCGGGCGTCGTCCACGCGGGGAACGCCTCGGGCATCGTCGACGGGGCGTCAGCCCTGCTGGTCGCGTCGGGAGACGCCTGCGACGCGCACGACTGGGAGCCGATGGTCCGCATCGTCGACACCCACGTCGTCGGGGTCGACCCGAAGACGATGCTCACGGGGCCGATTCCGGCGACGCGCGAACTCCTCGACGACAACGACCTGACCGTCGAGGACGTCGACCGCTTCGAGGTGAACGAGGCGTTTGCGTCTGTCGTCCTGGCGTGGCTGGAGGAGACCGGCGCGGACTGGGAGCGAACGAACGTCTGGGGCGGCGCAATCGCCCACGGCCACCCGCTCGGCGCGACCGGCAGCGTACTCATGGGGAAGCTCGCCGCCCAACTGGAGGACTGCGGCGGCCGGTACGGCATCTGCACGATGTGCATCGGCTTCGGGCAGGGAATCGCCACGCTCGTCGAGCGCGTCTGA
- a CDS encoding CBS domain-containing protein, which translates to MRLPTPQDLRERRTSLDLTQSELADRADVSQPLIARIEGGDVDPRLSTLRRIVEALDAAEGDVVRAKTLMHEEVISVAPDDAVSAAVEKMQDAGYSQLPVITNGVPVGSISDSDVVHAGEDVGDHAVREVMSESFPTVSADATLDEISSLLDHYKAVMVTEDGDTVGIITQADVAARLS; encoded by the coding sequence ATGCGACTGCCGACGCCCCAGGACCTGCGCGAGCGCCGGACCTCGCTGGACCTCACCCAGAGCGAGCTCGCCGACCGCGCAGACGTCTCCCAGCCGCTCATCGCCCGCATCGAGGGCGGCGACGTCGACCCCCGGCTGTCGACCCTGCGACGCATCGTCGAAGCCCTCGACGCCGCCGAAGGCGATGTCGTGCGTGCGAAGACCCTGATGCACGAGGAAGTCATCAGCGTCGCTCCCGACGACGCCGTCAGTGCGGCCGTCGAGAAGATGCAGGACGCCGGCTACTCCCAGCTCCCGGTCATCACGAACGGCGTCCCGGTCGGCTCAATCAGCGATAGCGACGTCGTTCACGCCGGCGAGGATGTCGGCGACCACGCCGTCCGCGAAGTCATGAGCGAGAGCTTCCCCACCGTCTCGGCGGACGCCACGCTCGACGAGATTTCGAGCCTGCTCGACCACTACAAGGCCGTGATGGTGACCGAAGACGGTGACACCGTCGGCATCATCACGCAGGCCGACGTGGCGGCTCGCCTGAGCTAA
- a CDS encoding DUF555 domain-containing protein has protein sequence MSNYVVAMEAAWLVRDVENSDDAIGVAVSEAGKRLNDQDLDYVEVEAGLTGCPACGEPLDAAFLAASTALVGLVLELTVFNADSEEHAKRIAKSEVGGALRDVPLEVIEVAEEAGEEEDA, from the coding sequence ATGAGCAACTACGTCGTTGCGATGGAGGCTGCTTGGTTGGTCCGTGACGTCGAGAACTCCGACGACGCCATCGGCGTCGCCGTGAGCGAAGCCGGCAAACGACTGAACGACCAGGACCTCGACTACGTCGAGGTGGAAGCTGGTTTGACGGGCTGTCCCGCTTGCGGGGAGCCCCTCGACGCGGCGTTCCTGGCGGCCAGCACCGCGCTCGTGGGCCTCGTACTGGAGCTGACGGTGTTCAACGCCGACAGCGAGGAGCACGCCAAGCGCATCGCGAAGAGCGAGGTCGGCGGCGCGCTCCGCGACGTTCCCCTCGAAGTCATCGAAGTCGCCGAGGAGGCCGGCGAGGAAGAGGACGCCTGA
- the psmB gene encoding archaeal proteasome endopeptidase complex subunit beta, which produces MFNPNDGSDFARNRARLDDTPNPYEPEVGSLPESDLSHADSDKINKTGTTIVGITAEDGVVMASDMRASLGGRVVSNKDVQKVEQIQPNAAISISGSVGGSQSFIRSLRAEANLYEARRGEYMSIDALSTMASNLLRGGPFFRVVPILGGVDDEGGHVFSLDPSGSSLSDKYTAQGSGMPYALGVLEQEFSDDLTMDEAERVGAQAVKSASERDTASGNGVHITKITEDGAETVGHKEFDDLL; this is translated from the coding sequence ATGTTCAACCCGAACGACGGCTCTGACTTCGCCCGCAATCGGGCGCGGCTCGACGACACGCCGAACCCCTACGAGCCGGAGGTCGGCTCGCTCCCGGAGAGCGACCTCTCGCACGCCGACTCGGACAAGATCAACAAGACCGGCACCACCATCGTCGGCATCACCGCCGAGGACGGCGTCGTGATGGCCTCCGACATGCGCGCCAGCCTCGGCGGCCGAGTCGTCTCCAACAAGGACGTTCAGAAGGTCGAGCAGATCCAGCCGAACGCGGCCATCTCCATCTCGGGGTCCGTCGGCGGCTCCCAGAGCTTCATCCGCTCGCTGCGCGCCGAGGCCAACCTCTACGAGGCTCGCCGCGGCGAGTACATGTCCATCGACGCGCTCTCCACGATGGCGTCGAACCTCCTGCGCGGCGGCCCGTTCTTCCGCGTCGTCCCGATTCTCGGCGGCGTCGACGACGAGGGCGGCCACGTCTTCAGCCTCGACCCCTCGGGCAGTTCGCTCTCCGACAAGTACACCGCGCAGGGCTCGGGGATGCCGTACGCCCTCGGTGTCCTCGAACAGGAGTTCAGCGACGACCTCACGATGGACGAGGCCGAGCGCGTCGGCGCGCAGGCGGTCAAGTCCGCCAGCGAGCGCGACACCGCGTCCGGCAACGGCGTCCACATCACGAAAATCACCGAGGACGGAGCCGAGACAGTCGGACACAAGGAGTTCGACGACCTCCTGTAA